GTTTAAGGCCTATTAGACCCTTTTGTTCTGCACAAAGTCTCTCTAAGCGACTGCCTTGGCTGAATATAGTTTGGTATAGATGTGCACAAAGACGGCAAGCAGTACTTCTCCCCATGGTCGAGTGGAATGCTTATATAGTGTTAGTCAACATTCAAAGATAAGGTCATCATGGCTGTCAGAAGTCTGAAAGCTGAAAACATCAACAGAAACTTCTAATATGTTACTCCAGCAATATAGCACTAGACTTCTATGGAGTCAGTGCTTCCAAAGGGACAGATTTGGATTCTGAGAAGTGCTGTTGCACCCTCAGATGGATGTTGGACAACAATGGATTCAAGGGAGACAAAAATGGTATTCGTGCAGCCCTAAATGTAGGATCCAGAAATGCTGGATACTTCATATTTCTGCATACCGTCTTCCATTAGACCTCCAATGTTTATGTTaaataagagaaaaaaaaatctaaccTCAAGCCCAAgctaagatttgtatttaagaCGTCCCCTACGGAGGATTTTCCTTTTTCACAGACTGCCATTTAAACTTAGCTGCCAATAAGCTTGTTGCCCTTATAATCAATATttgaatttaaaaacaaataatacattaaTTTGATTTTAAAAAACAAGTTATCCCGTAAATTCATTCTCTTTGTCTTGCATTATCCTAAATGATTAAACTCTAATTGCACATGCAATGTGTGTCCTCCGCTCATTTTGCCTGCAGGGTCCCTGATACAGCCTGTTCTCAGAGAAATACATCAAGGTCTTCTCCTGCCACCCTTTACAGACAAAGCCGTTTCTAATGCATCTCAAGTGATGCAGTAACATGTCCCAACCATGCGTGTCCTTGCAACTGGGGAGCAATTAAGACTGGAATATCTAAGTGCACCTGATGACTTTGAGGAAACCTAAGCAGTCAAACCATGTGTCTCTCTCGTAAACAACCTTGCTTTGTTCTTCGGTGAGGTCATTTATGAAAGGAGGGCAAACAAAGCACCATCAGGGATTCTGCGTCTGCAAAGATACCTTTTCATTCTTTAAAAAAGCAGCAGTTACAGAAGAATACCAACAAGCACTTACATTCCTCAAATGCTTTTCCCCCAACAAATTCTACGTTGAGATCGAATTCCTGCCTTTCTGCCATAACCTTCAAATTCCAAAAATAGATATCCCTGGAGTATTGGCTGTGGATTGGTGGAGTAGCCGAACACAACAGATACTAAGTCATTGCTAATCCGAGGAGAGAACACATTTTAAGATTTAGGCCAAAAAGTAAGTAGGATCTATATGTAGAATGTAGGTCAAACTGCACATGGGACAAAGACACTGCTGCACATGTGAAGGATCACACAACCCAAATGACTGATTGATGAATCAGATAAACCAAACACACCGAACGACTAGACATTCAAACTCTGAATCAGGACAATATTGTCTAACTTCACTATACGCCACAAAAAAGGCTGATTATCATACCAGTGAAGCTGTTATTGTGCAAACTACAACACTTTACTACACTAATATACTATACAACACAATCAGCAAACAGTGATGGCCTATCTTGGCTTTCCTTGCTAATACATGCAAGGCTTATCTTCAACCCCTATCATGGAATAAATGATCAGCAAAAAATACAATTTCCTAAATCATTCCGCTGACCTCTAAAGCTGTCTAATATTGTCGTAGTTACAGTGCTCCGCTGGATACATTCTGTATTTTTGTAGAGGAGGATTTAGGATCGAGAGATGAGTGGTTGCTAGGTGACCGGATAAAAAGAGGCCACAGGTGGAATCGTCCCAGCTTGCTCGATGATGCTGCCAGAAACAAGAGTTGTGGTAGAGGGCGAGTGGTCACGGAGAAGCCAAGGCACGTTTTCTGTGTACGTCTCAGCCATCTGAATTCCACACTTTGGACATTTTCTCATTTCCTGTCTCTTTACTGCATCCTTGGTTTTATGTAACAGTGCAGTAATCTTTTTGAAAGCTTCACCTTTGATTCTCTCTCACCGCCCTTCCCTTCTCTCTTCACTGAGAGGCAGACTGTTCAGTGCTTTCTCCTGTCTCTTCCCTTTCCCTCTCACCCCCCTCTTCTGATAAGGTTAACATTACATAACAATAGTGTAATCCTGTTTGGCGTTTCATTCATTGCTGCATAACTTAAAAGACTTACAGAAGAGCTCCTGTTTCCCACAATGCTGTACCTTTCCCCCTGCATCACCTGAAAAATGACTCATCCATGCACCATGGATTCTGTATCAACACACAATATTTCCTATGCAAGAGCAACAACACATTGAACTGCACGAAGCAAAGCATCTTTGAAAACAAAACGGTAGGCTCCTTACAAGCATTTGTGATTATTTGAGGCACTCTAAAGACCTGGAGGACCAGCCTCAGGATACAAGAGCAGTGAGGTGGAAACTGGAGAGCAGCCGTATCGATTAAAGATAGCTAAAGATTGGAGGTATATCCCCTGTTTATGTAAAGCACAATTCTTAAGCAATGGTGGAAAAGCATGTCTCTATTGTCCTATTTGAGCTTCACAGGCCAGGGGAGGCACGTGCGGAGTCCCAGCATGGAGGCGAAAATGATCGTGGGTCGATGTTTCTTGAACTTCAGGCCTTTCTTTAGCCGTTGGGTGTTCTCCACCACGTACAGCTCCCCCTGCTGGGCTGCAGTGGATATCCGCGACACCACCTCCCCGTGAATCACCACCTCCTGCTCCGAGCTCACAAACACCTCCCTGAGCTCCTCCAGCCGGCGCTCCATCTCTCTGATGACGCGTTGGCGCTCCTCGACCTCCAGCAGGCGCCGCCGAGCTGCCTCAAACTCCATGCTGGAGCTGGGGGTGACCAGCTTGGAGGAGGGGGCCGTGGCGGAGGTGGACGGGGGCTCAGAACCGTTCAGCAGGGTCACCCTCCTGAAATCTCCCATGGAAATGGAGCGCCTGGTGGCTGGAGAGGCCAGTGCCAGGAGAGCAGAGGCAGATGTAGAAGGTGGCATGGcgaaaggaggaagaggaggagaagatgatgatgatggagaAGGTGACTCCGGTGGTTGGATATTAGGATGTGGGTCCTTGTTTTGAATTGCTGCTGCCATGTCTTCGGTTGAGTCCTCATCATGCGTGCCTGTGTTTCTTTGTCGTCTCTTCATGGCCACTGTTTATCTCTCTCCACGCTGCTGGCGTCCTGGTTGTTGATGTTGATGTCTTCCCCCGGTCTTCCTGTGTCAGAGCAGAGAGCAGCGGAGCAGAGAGTGTGTGGATGTGCCGTGAACCAGCCTTGAAACAGCTCCATTAATAAGAGATCGGAGCCAGACTAGTGCCGTCCCTGCATCTGAGTGGCTGTGCTGGGGAGGAGCATCCTGGCAGCTCATTGGCTGCTGAACTCATGAGCACGTCAGCTGATGATTGGGCAGCAGGCCTCTGTGCTTCTGATGCTGGCAGTCTGTCCTCTCTCTGCTTGGCAGTTTTGCTTCGTCGTCGTCTTCGTCATCTGGTGCTCGGTGAGGCGAGGCAGAATGAGGCAAGACGTGCAGATCTCTCTGTGCTGAGGATCTGCAGTCCTTTTACCTGCAGGTCTCTGTATTTCTCACATTCTATTGCTCGAATGGTTGCCCGTAGCAACACCGTCTCAAACACTGCAAAAAGCAGGAGGGAGGGTTGATGCTCAAATTTCTCGCTCTCCTTTATTACCTTGCTGCTCACCCTTTCCTGTACacatccctccctctctcccttcctCCTCTGACCCATTCGGTAGCTCACAGCCTTCCTGCAAACGATATCTCCCTCTTTAAGTCAGATAAGTTACCCAGTAGCATACATGTCCaaaaacatacaaataaatactGAGCAAACACGCATGCACATTTAGATTTCCTCTAGAAACAAACATCTATTAACTAAGCAATGCAAGCTGTGGCTAAGAAGCTGTTGTTTGCAGTAAATCTGCCTTAGGTGGtgaataaaatgtattcaaGTGTTTGAATAGTTGAATTCATCTGTGGCACAAAACATTTGTACACTCACAAAGTCCTGTGATAACTAATATTTTAGAGCATTTAACATAATAGCTGTTGTAATGTGTGTCAACCTATTCGTGCCCTGTATGTGAACAGATCATTCTGTCTTCAATTGTTCTTTCACATTTTGTAGAAGTGCTGTAAAATGTTAAACAGAAATCCTGATCTCGTGTTTAACATCTGAATTGTTGATGCAATAACGGGCAGTTTCTACTAACCCTGGAATAAATGATCTCGTAAAATAGTAGTTCTGAAATATCATCATGACATAATACCTTTATTTTCCTCTTCATGCTATAATATCCAGTCCATTAGCAGCTAAGCTTACCCTCTCCGTCTAGACACATAATGACTGGTTCTGCGGTTGCTTTGCAGAAGGGATATGATAGACGGATGATTGAAGACACAGCATAAGTTTACTCAGATActgcacacacaggcacacatacAAAGGGTAGCAGTGGGGTGATAGGAGTGATGTTTTAAATAACTGCTTTCAGCAAGAGTGAATCAAAACAATGAACCTTTTAGCGGGTCAGAGCTTGTGCTCTTCACTTAGACACATACATATCTAAGCACTTAGCGCTCCACTTTTATCTCAGGCTTGGCATGGCATTAGCAGTAGCAATGAAAGCTCTCCCCCTGCTCGTACTGATCCACTGATCTCTAGAGAAAAAGGCAAGAAATACAAAGACAGAGAAGCAAAGGCAAGAAAAAAGGGAACGTTGTACTTTATGGTTAAGGAGGAATAAATGATGGGGAAACCCTAAAGACGTTCTTTAGGTCTTCATCATTATGTACTGTTCAGAATGGCAGAAAATAAGACCCTTGCAAAAGGATGAAGACAGCTGTGCTGCTGTGGAGGAGCATGAGACAAAGCTTTAAAGTTAAATAATACAGTATTTTGATTTAGTTAAAAGGACCCAGAAAACACATTGACATGCAAGTGTTGCACATTTTCTCTTCCATACAGTCAGGCAATATATGCACCTGCTTGAGTAAGTAAGGATTTTAGGGATACAGGCAAGATGCTTCAGTGGAGTAAACATGATGCACATATTTAGAAGATTCTAGTGAGTGTGCAGCATCCCGCAGTTAAAAGCCACTCACTCTATACTGATCCCCACATGGTGCCGCCTGAGCTCCACACACAGATTGCCATGATCATTGGCAGACATCTTGAGCAGCAGGGCTGGGCCTGCCTGCAAATACACGAAAAAGTGTTTTGCTATGACAAAGTCAAACACATTTACTTTGATACAATCGTCTACATTTACAAGCACTCAAACCGACAAGCACATACAAAACAAGTTGTTTAGTCTGTTTTTTTAGACTGCATAATTAATTTGAGAGTTTCGATGCCTAATCCTTCCAAAATACAATTATCTCCCCTTCAATCTATTCCTCTCTCTTCCTGCTTTAGCTGAACTTGTGATGAAAGCCTGCTCTGAATCTCCAAAACCCTGCACTCTGTTCCAGATTAATTTAAtctgtgtgtgaatttggtgtGCGCGCACGTGGAGGACTGCGAACATCTGTCTTTGTTTTCCATTGTCCAGTTTGGTTAAAACAACTGTGTTTCAGATTTTGAGTTTCACTCGGCTATTTGTCTTAATCAGcttcttttgtgtgtgtttttatgtgtaCAGTATTTATCTATTGAACTGCATAGCAGGGTTGCAACGTGTCAGTGgtttaacaaaaaaaaagattacaTCATCAGGTTTGATGATGTAACAGTGCAAAAGTGAGGAATGGAAAACAATTGCAGCTGTTCTGTGCTCACAAATACAAGCAATCAATTCCTTACCTAATAtacaataaaatgaaaatactataatGACTAGGATTTTACTAAGGGTCAGGATTAAAGTGATTTTGCTGAGTGTAAAAAATGTCATCAACAGACTTATGTAATCAAATTTCACATGTCGTCATGTCAAATTCATAATAATCAATAGTACCATAACACAATGACTATTATATTATGATTGTAAAACTATATCAATTTTTTTTGTAGCAATTAATTAATGTTTGGTAACCTTCATCGCTGGTGCAGCTATTATCATATACATTGCATGTAAGGTAATATATTACATGGATCTAGTAATTGGATAACAGGTACACTTGCATTATTTCCTTCCACTATGGATTGTTCAGTGTGTACGCATGTAGAAAAGCTAAAATGGTGTTTGTGAGCAGGGATAGAATGAATCATGGGTGTCCATGGTGGAACCATAAAAATGATGCATTGCAGTTGGAGACGTGATTTAGAGAGAGCACGAGGGAGATTAATTATCAGTCATAGTTTTTGTGATTGTATTTTCAATTTAACAGAATCATAAGGGATGCTATGAGCCGTAAATGACAACTATAACTCACATCAGCCaaagaaaaactaaaacacAAAGACCTTCCTTTAAAACATTTTGCCATGGAAAGTATCCTGTTCCAGCTCAGTTCAGAAAAAGACTGTATTCACTTTCACACACACGCAACAATCAGCCTTCATTCGGGCAGAGCGGCTTTGGCTGACAACTGCAGTAAACTGAGGAGGCCGACCGGAGATACAAAGCTGCATTACTCTCTTCAGAGACAGGACGCAGAGGATTGGGATGATGCTAGTTTTCCACCGTTCTGTAATCAATATCAGGAGCCGTGCTCTGCTCCTGCAAGCTGAGtcagtaggtgtgtgtgtgtgtgtgtgtgtgtgtgtgtgtgtgtgtgtgtgtgtgtgtgtgtgtgtgtgtgtgtgtgtgtgtgtgtataaagctAAACAGTCCTTTGTGTAAAGGAGCAGGAAGTCATTCATTGTAGTGTGAATGATTTTCACAGTGACGTCAAAATAAAGAGAGCAGAGCCCAATGGGACTGGGAATGTGCATTTCTCTTGAGTGAGAAAACTAGCCACCGAAAAGCAGGACATGCAGTTACTGTGTGATGGTTATGCAAGTGTGTGCTGCAGTGCATACAGAGGAAGAAGAACTGCATGTGTCGATACTACAAGATGATATTGTGAGACATAATTTGCTGCAATGGTTATGGTGTTACAATGTTTGCATGGTGGTGGAATAAGAGAGCACAAGGACGAGGAGGACATGGAATAAAATGACAGTCAAGATGCTGCAGGCAAGAAGAGACAGATGGTGGTACTGAGGCAGGGACTCATTTAAATACAGATGCTGTACCCTGTCTCTATTGTGCACGTATAAACATAAATCAATACATTTAACATGATAGTCAAGTGAAGCTGTCATTTTGAATAGGGCATGTTCATTTTCAATCAGAACGTTACCACACTGTCACACAATAGTAAAATAAAGAGTAAAGAAAGGTCAGTGGTAGAAGTCATTGTCAGTACTGAGTGCTTGGACAAAAAAGCATTTAGCAAAACCAGCCAGGATTCACTTTTACATAAAAACAAGCGTGCACTGTATCTCCCTCCAGTGTCCAGATGTGGAAACACACCAAGCCAGGAGCCCACATGT
The sequence above is drawn from the Pseudochaenichthys georgianus chromosome 22, fPseGeo1.2, whole genome shotgun sequence genome and encodes:
- the LOC117468008 gene encoding TMF-regulated nuclear protein 1-like — encoded protein: MAAAIQNKDPHPNIQPPESPSPSSSSSPPLPPFAMPPSTSASALLALASPATRRSISMGDFRRVTLLNGSEPPSTSATAPSSKLVTPSSSMEFEAARRRLLEVEERQRVIREMERRLEELREVFVSSEQEVVIHGEVVSRISTAAQQGELYVVENTQRLKKGLKFKKHRPTIIFASMLGLRTCLPWPVKLK